GTTTTGGATACGGTGGGGACACCCACAACGTACATTCACACTCTTCCGTTGTATAACAGATAAGGGCGCACTTTTTTGCTTCATTTTTACAATGTGGTAGGGGCGCACAAAAAAAAAAAGTGGTAGGGACGCACACCACGTACACGCACCACTTGTGCCACTATTGCTCACAACCATAAGATTTCACTGCAAGATGAGGTTCTCTAGACTTTGAAGTTGTGATGTTAATGTCCCATGCATACAGTTTTATATTTGTATTTAAAACCGCAATTTCTTAGTTGTACTTAATTTATTTTTCTCCAACATTTGTTTTGTTTGGCTATATAATTGGATTAAAATCTTAATCCAAACTAATTACAAATTCTAGGAGCTGGCATTATTTGGTACCGTGATGTAGTTTCAGTTCTAACTACCTATGTAGTTGGTATTGAAAACTTGACTATGTGGACGACTTTTTGCAACAAAAATAAGCACATTTGTGTCACTTTCTTTAGTAGCCgcatttttttctctctccctggcATATGTATCATGTCTCTCTTCTCCTTCCCTGTGTCTAATCCTAAGAAGAGCTTAGAAGTTCAATTATGTATAAAATCATGCTTATTTTAGACAATATGAAAAGGACTTGGTACCCCAAGCCATTTGTCTTCTCAAATTTAACATCGAGTGTCTTTTGATATTAAAGTAAATATAGAGTTCAGACAACATCATGTATATATACTATATAGTAGATGTATGCAACTAGAATTGTGCCTTAAACTTACAGAGAAGACCGATGATTATGGTAATTGTGCCATAAACATCACGAGAATTGTGTCAATTTGGTCTATTGAGTTTATTCAGTCATCCAGAGAAGAAGACCGGTCCGACCAAAATAATTCGGTCTTTTAGTTCTTACGAGCGGTTTTAGTTCGGCCTTTACGGGTTCGGTCTCGGTAAAATCCCCGGGTTGGGGACGGGTACAACGTAATACTTATACTTACAAGGGAGTGGGGACGGGCACCACGTAGTACAGCACAATAGCCACAGTCGTGCCACTTGACAGTCGTAGACGTGAGCTTTCACTACCAGATACCTGAACTTTACCCAATGCCTTGTCATCCAACAAATAACACTCGCGCAGCGGCAGACCTTATATATACCCCACGAACGGAGCAGAGAACGACAGACAGACACTGATAGCGGCTAGCACAGGCATCAAAATCCAGTTCGAATAGCTTGAAACAGAGGAGGCCCGGTGAACTCTCTGCTCGATCCTGCTCGGTGGGCAGCTCTCAGATTATATAACTTCATCAACCATGGGTCGTCCTGATGCGGAAGCGCCCGCGTCGAGCGTTGCCTACGGAGGCGACGGAGGCGCGGCGGCGCCCGCGGGGGCGGGGGCAGACCCGGCTTTCGAGACCAACGTGGTGATCATCCTGGCCGCGCTCTTCTTCGCGCTGCTCCTCGTCATCGGACTCAATTTAATGGTGCGGTGCGCGCTCCGGCGCGTGTGGCGCGGGGCCGCGGCCGCTGCCGGCGAGGGCCGGGCGTCGGCGCGGGTGGCCTGCAGCGGCAGCGGCATCAAGAGGCGCGTCCTCAGGAGCCTCCCCGTGGAGGTGTACGGCTCCGGGGAGGACATCGACGACGTGTGCGCCATATGCCTGAGCGAGTTCGTGGACGGCGAGAAGGTGCGTGTGCTGCCGCTCTGCGGGCACGGCTTCCACGTCCGCTGCGTCGACGCCTGGCTGGTGTCCCACGGCTCCTGTCCCACGTGCCGGCAGCCGGTCATCGATGGCGCGcccggggaggcggcggagacgaACACGGTCATCACCGTGGTCATCGTGTGAGTCCGTCTCGCGGTGAAGCATGCCATTGCTGCTGGTACAGCACACTCCTGCATGCGCAAGCTCTTGTGATTGTTTAGGCGCAATGCCCAATTGCTCATGTAAATATTCGACAATGAGTAAAAAGTTTTGCTGAATTAGTTTGCTCGCATGTCCTCTTTTCCGGCGCCGTCGGCGCCCCGGGTTCGTCGGCTGGTTGCCTGGTGCCGGGACACGACACGTACAATAGCCACGGCCGTGGTGAATGTGCTAAGgcaggtcacaatgggcaagaacataagctagtaacttcacacttccctagactatgtttcTATCCTCATAGTGGGTAAAAACatttatgtagtgtcatgcaacgatgtatttattaggttatagactcattgtttcttggagtgtgtgatgttccggtaacttagctagttaccacaagcacctctctcttcattaaatacgtgccacataagcaaagttgtattggagtgtgtgatgttacttctAAGTTCCTTGCCACTGTGACCAGCCTAGCGGCCAGCTACGTCGTCATCACCGGGCGGCCCGT
Above is a window of Triticum dicoccoides isolate Atlit2015 ecotype Zavitan chromosome 5B, WEW_v2.0, whole genome shotgun sequence DNA encoding:
- the LOC119309879 gene encoding RING-H2 finger protein ATL74-like; the encoded protein is MGRPDAEAPASSVAYGGDGGAAAPAGAGADPAFETNVVIILAALFFALLLVIGLNLMVRCALRRVWRGAAAAAGEGRASARVACSGSGIKRRVLRSLPVEVYGSGEDIDDVCAICLSEFVDGEKVRVLPLCGHGFHVRCVDAWLVSHGSCPTCRQPVIDGAPGEAAETNTVITVVIV